The Faecalibacterium sp. I3-3-33 DNA window GCACCACACAGCACACCGCCAGCATTCCGCACAGGAAGAAGATGAAATTCATCACCGCTTCCAGCCAGTCGGCGGGGGTGCGGGGCAGGCGTACCCGGCGCAGATAGGATTTTTTGTTCATAGCTGAAATCCTTTATAAAAGCCGCGTCGGCTCGCAGAAACGGCAGGCCGACGCGGCGGGCTGATTTTATCATCGTCCCATCCCTGTTGCCGGGTCAGTTCGGCCGGGAGTTTCACCAGCGAATGATCCGAGGGTGGGACCCTGTTGCCGCAGGCAATAGGGCGGGAGCTGGAAGCCCCGAATTTCGCGGGGGAACTCCCAGCCGGGCTGACCCTGAGCGCCTTTTACTCGTTCACGGGCACAGCGCCTGCGGTGCGGATGAGGTCGGCAGCGTCCTTGCTGGTGGCAAAGTCCACAAAGGCCTGTGCCTGCTCAGAAAGGGCAGCGCTCTTGTTGGTGACGAACACGAAGGGACGCTGAATTTTATAGCTGCCGTCCTTCACGGTGTCCTCGCTGCACGCCACACCCTCCACGGTGACCATGGCAACGGTGTCGCCCACAGCGGACAGAGAAGCGTAGCCGATGGCCAGCGGGTTTGCCTCCACAGCGCTGATGACAGCGCCGGTAGCGGTCAGTTCCTGTGCATACTTGCAGCTGTCCTTCACGTCCACGATGCTCTCAAAGCCATCGCGGGTGCCGGAACCGGCCTCCCGGCCCACCAGAACGATCTCGCCGTCATCGCCGCCGACATCCTTCCAGTTGGTGATCTCGCCGGTGAACATCTTCTTGAGCTGCTCCACGGACAGGTCGGCAACCTTGCTGTCCTTGTTCACAACGATGGCGATACCATCCAGCGCCACGACAGTGCCGTCCACAGCGTTCTTCTCGTCGTCCTTCAGGGCGCGGGAGGACAGGCCGATGTCCAGCGTCTTGTCGGTAGCGCCGGTGATGCCAGCGCCGGATCCGGTGGGATCGTAGCTGACGGTAACGCCCGGCTCGACCTCGGCAAAGCCCTCGGTCAGGGCAGCGATGACGTTCTTCATGGAAGTGGAACCGCCGGTAGCCACATTGCCGCTCAGGGTACCGGCTGCCTGCCCGGCAGCGGAAGAAGCGGTGCTGGAAGCAGAAGCAGCGGTGCCGGATGCGGAAGAAGCAGAACCGCCGCAGGCAGTCAGGGCAGCAGCCACAGCAGCTGCACCGCAAACGGTCAGAAACGAACGACGAGAGATCTTTTTCATGATAGAATTTCCTCCATTTAAACCCGGGCGCCCGCCCGGCACTGTCTTTTTGTGTTTTCCTTGGGAACGGCCTTATTCTACCGCTTTGCCGCCCCTGCCGCGACCATGGACGTGCAAAAAGTGCGTAAAACTTTGTGCACGTTGCCAGCCCCAATGTAAAGAACAGGTAACGCGGCGCAAAACAAAAAAAGCCGCCGGGCACTCCTGTTTCCAGAAGTGCCCGGCGGCGGGGTGTATTGGGTTTTACTCTACGCGGCCCGTTACGTTTTTGCCGTTGTTCCCATAGAGGAATACAGCGGTTTTGCCATTGTAGCGCACGCGCAGCTCATAGGTGCCGGGACTGTTCTTTTCCGGGATGCGCTCCTTGGTCTCCAGATAGAACTTCTGCGAGCCATTGTAGACGACCGTCTGTCCCGGCGCTGCGATCAGCTCGTTCCGCTTGAAATACAGCGTTTCCTCTGTATCTGACTCGCGGAAGATGCAGGTGATGTCCTCCGGCTTGATGACCACCCTTTCAGCGCTGTTGTTCTGGACAGTGAACTCTGTGCAATAGGTCAGTGCAAAATTATCGCCGCCGCCCAGAAACGGTGTTGCACAGATAAAGGTGACATCACCGATCTTCGCCACACCGCTGGTCTTGTCGATCACGGTATCCCCGCAGCCGGTCAAAGCCCCTGCGGCGGTCAGCACCAGTGCCCCGGCGCTGAGCTTGAGAAATGTTCTGCGGTCGATCATAGCAATGCACCTCCTGTATCGGGTATCCCTTAGAAAACGCTATTCTGCGGTATCAGACGGTCTGCTTTACAAAAGTGCTGGTCGCATAATCCAGCGTGTAGATTTCCGTTACGCTTGCGCTCGAGATCGTAAAAGTAACATCGGCCTTCTTGGCTACGACAGCTTCGTACAGGTCTTTCTGATCTTCTTTCAGCGTGAAATTCATCCAACCCTCTTTGATCTGGCCCTTCGCAAGACTGATCTTACCGTCATTTTCCAGCAGATCGCCATCGGTATAGTTCTTGACCACCTGTCCATTGATCTTCAGGGCGAAATAGCCCTTTGCAGGGATCGGCTGGGGCCTTTTGATGCCGGAGGTATCCTTGATGCGCACCCAGACGCTGATGTAGCCTTCCCATCCGGTGCCAGCAGTGCCACCAAAGTCGATGCCGTTGGTTTTACCCAGAGCCTTGCCTGCCGTTGCCTGGAACAGGCCAAAATCTGTGCCAATGGCACCATCACTGCAGCCGCCCAGCAGCCCGGTCATGGATACCGCCACTGCCACCGCAGCAGAAGTCTTTAAAAATGCACGACGATCCATTTTCATAGCCATACTATAAGCCCTCCTCAAAAGCTTTTTGTACCCTAAGAGTACCACATTTTACCACATTGTCAACTATCCAAACTTAGGTTTCACCATTTTATCGTTCCTTTATAATCTACTATAACAGCGCAGTGTCTGCCGCCGTTCTGGGGCGGCGGCGGAAATTTTTGCTTTTTTCAAATAAAATCGAAATTTGCTGTTGACAAAGGCCTTTTCCTGTGCTAAAATAGCCAAGTCGGGTGCGAACACCTGAT harbors:
- a CDS encoding phosphate ABC transporter substrate-binding protein → MKKISRRSFLTVCGAAAVAAALTACGGSASSASGTAASASSTASSAAGQAAGTLSGNVATGGSTSMKNVIAALTEGFAEVEPGVTVSYDPTGSGAGITGATDKTLDIGLSSRALKDDEKNAVDGTVVALDGIAIVVNKDSKVADLSVEQLKKMFTGEITNWKDVGGDDGEIVLVGREAGSGTRDGFESIVDVKDSCKYAQELTATGAVISAVEANPLAIGYASLSAVGDTVAMVTVEGVACSEDTVKDGSYKIQRPFVFVTNKSAALSEQAQAFVDFATSKDAADLIRTAGAVPVNE
- a CDS encoding twin-arginine translocation signal domain-containing protein, translating into MAMKMDRRAFLKTSAAVAVAVSMTGLLGGCSDGAIGTDFGLFQATAGKALGKTNGIDFGGTAGTGWEGYISVWVRIKDTSGIKRPQPIPAKGYFALKINGQVVKNYTDGDLLENDGKISLAKGQIKEGWMNFTLKEDQKDLYEAVVAKKADVTFTISSASVTEIYTLDYATSTFVKQTV
- a CDS encoding twin-arginine translocation signal domain-containing protein, with amino-acid sequence MIDRRTFLKLSAGALVLTAAGALTGCGDTVIDKTSGVAKIGDVTFICATPFLGGGDNFALTYCTEFTVQNNSAERVVIKPEDITCIFRESDTEETLYFKRNELIAAPGQTVVYNGSQKFYLETKERIPEKNSPGTYELRVRYNGKTAVFLYGNNGKNVTGRVE